The Flavobacteriales bacterium genomic sequence CGTCGGACGTGGGATCGGCCCGGCTTTGGAGGCGATGGACGTTCTTTCCGTTCTCCGTTGTGAAGCCGGTGCTCCTGCTGATCTCAGGGAACGCGCCCTCCTGCTTGCGGGAAATTTGTTTGAACTCACCGGAAAAGCTGGCGTAGGTAAAGGGTATGCCATGGCCCGGCAATGCATCGACAGTGGTGAGGCATTGAAGAAGTTCATGGCCATTTGCCGGGCACAAGGAGGTTTTACCGAGCCCGCAATGGCACATTACCATAAGGATGTGAAAGCACCTGTATCTGGAACCGTACAGGATATTGATAACCGCAAACTGGCCAAACTGGCCAAATTGGCCGGTGCGCCGGACGATGCCGAGGCAGGCGTGGAATTACACACACCGTTGGGTACAAAGGTGAAAAAGGGAGATGTGTTGTTCACTGTCTATTCCAATTCGAAAGGCGAACTTCAGTACGCACTCAATTATTTGAAGCAACAGGATGGAGCATATATTGTTCGCGTTACCGGGAAATGAAGTGCTGGCTGACCGGCTTGCATCACTAACAGGTGCGGAGACCGGCAGCGCACAGTTTCATCGCTTTCCTGATGAGGAAGTACTCGTCAGGATCGACAGCGATGTGAAAAACAAAAGGGTGACATTGGTATGCACCCTCGACCGTCCCGATGCCAAATTCCTCCCCCTTTATTTTCTTGCACAAACCGCACGTGACATGGGTGCGGCAACGGTTCGGGTGGTGGCGCCGTACCTGGCATATATGCGGCAGGACAAACGGTTTCACCAAGGTGAAGCCCTGAGCTCGTCGTGGTTCGGGCATTTGGTGAGCGGTATGGCTGATGAACTGCTCACGATTGATCCGCACCTGCATCGCCATCACAACCTGGCGGAAGTGTTTTCCATTCCCGCCAAAGCCCTGCATGCCGCCCCGCTGGTCAGCGAATGGATCAGGGCGCATGTGAAGAACCCTTTGTTGATAGGCCCGGATGAGGAAAGCGAACAGTGGGTGTCCGAAGTAGCCCGCATGGCCGGTGCTTCATTTGCCGTATTGAAAAAGATCCGGCATGACGACAACCATGTGACGGTATCCCTTCCGGATGCGGATGCCTATCGCGGCCACACACCCGTACTGGTGGACGACATCATCTCCACCGCACACACCATGATGGAAACGGTGGGCCACTTGAGGGATGCAGCGCTTCCGCCGC encodes the following:
- a CDS encoding ribose-phosphate pyrophosphokinase is translated as MEHILFALPGNEVLADRLASLTGAETGSAQFHRFPDEEVLVRIDSDVKNKRVTLVCTLDRPDAKFLPLYFLAQTARDMGAATVRVVAPYLAYMRQDKRFHQGEALSSSWFGHLVSGMADELLTIDPHLHRHHNLAEVFSIPAKALHAAPLVSEWIRAHVKNPLLIGPDEESEQWVSEVARMAGASFAVLKKIRHDDNHVTVSLPDADAYRGHTPVLVDDIISTAHTMMETVGHLRDAALPPPVCIGVHAVFAGDAYERLLQSGVASVVTCNTIVHPSNRIDISSLFADHL